The proteins below come from a single Mercenaria mercenaria strain notata chromosome 3, MADL_Memer_1, whole genome shotgun sequence genomic window:
- the LOC123525214 gene encoding cystinosin-like isoform X1 produces MSFKHFIVAVLYFKTALCVELQFLENDIQIVVDRTSSIKLTSNLPVVNETTLRFTYQIGNGKAEDTQGSDNYVDPLLDLHLEANKKVDKNVNITGNNPGHLIIGLESNSTELKDLEDVFVRVDLVNSKILVTINAIIGWVYFAAWSISFYPQVYENFRRKSVIGLNFDFLLYNITGFLAYGFFNVGMFWVSSVKSEYHSNHPRGINPVQLNDVIFTLHAIFVTIITIIQCFIYERGEQKVSKICLVLVIGAWLFAGISLVVTLFHKISWLTYLYYFSYIKLGVTLIKYMPQAWMNFKRKSTEGWSIGNVLLDFTGGSLSLLQMFLLSYNSDDWGSIFGDPTKFGLGFFSILFDILFITQHYCLYWDNAKYGSLVDHEYEEKEVLVNDSPHKSYNGIDSNGTIQ; encoded by the exons ATGTCGTTCAAACACTTTATTGTggcagttttgtattttaaaacag CACTGTGTGTGGAACTGCAGTTCTTAGAAAATGATATACAGATTGTTGTTGATCGCACGTCATCCATTAAACTCACATCCAA TTTACCAGTTGTGAACGAGACTACACTACGATTTACCTATCAGATTGGTAATGGTAAAGCTGAAGATACCCAGGGTTCAGATAATTATGTCGACCCATTGCTGGATCTCCATTTGGAAGCAAATAAGAAAGTAGACAAAAATGTTAACATCACTGGCAATAACCCTGGTCACCTTATTATAGGATTAGAGTCAAATTCGACAGAGTTAAAAGA CCTGGAAGATGTGTTTGTGAGGGTAGACCTGGTGAACAGTAAAATTCTGGTTACAATCAATGCTATTATAGGTTGGGTGTATTTTGCTGCATGGTCCATATCTTTCTATCCACAAGTGTATGAAAACTTCAGAAGAAAAAG TGTGATAGGACTGAACTTTGATTTCTTATTGTACAACATCACAGGATTTCTGGCCTATGGATTCTTCAATGTTGGAATGTTCTGGGTCTCTTCAGTGAAG tcagaGTACCATTCTAACCATCCGCGAGGGATCAATCCAGTACAACTGAATGATGTTATATTTACTCTACATGCAATATTTGTTACAATAATAACTATTATACAGTGTTTTATATATGAG CGGGGTGAGCAGAAAGTATCTAAAATTTGTTTGGTGCTTGTGATAGGAGCATGGTTGTTTGCTGGCATTTCATTGGTTGTTACtcttttccacaagatatcctgGTTGACATACCTATACTACTTCTCCTATATAAAACTTGGAGTTACACTGATCAAATATATGCCCCAG GCCTGGATGAATTTTAAACGTAAGAGTACCGAAGGTTGGAGTATTGGAAATGTGTTGTTAGATTTTACTGGTGGATCTTTAAGTCTTCTACAGATGTTTTTACTGTCATATAATAGtg atgacTGGGGTTCTATATTTGGTGACCCGACAAAATTTGGTCTTGGATTTTTCTCAATATTGTTTGACATATTGTTTATTACACAGCATTATTGTCTCTACTGGGACAATGCCAAATATGGGTCACTTGTGGATCACGAATATGAAGAGAAAGAAGTCCTTGTGAATGATTCTCCACACAAATCATATAATGGAATAG ATTCGAATGGTACAATACAATAG
- the LOC123525214 gene encoding cystinosin-like isoform X2 gives MSFKHFIVAVLYFKTALCVELQFLENDIQIVVDRTSSIKLTSNLPVVNETTLRFTYQIGNGKAEDTQGSDNYVDPLLDLHLEANKKVDKNVNITGNNPGHLIIGLESNSTELKDLEDVFVRVDLVNSKILVTINAIIGWVYFAAWSISFYPQVYENFRRKSVIGLNFDFLLYNITGFLAYGFFNVGMFWVSSVKSEYHSNHPRGINPVQLNDVIFTLHAIFVTIITIIQCFIYERGEQKVSKICLVLVIGAWLFAGISLVVTLFHKISWLTYLYYFSYIKLGVTLIKYMPQAWMNFKRKSTEGWSIGNVLLDFTGGSLSLLQMFLLSYNSDDWGSIFGDPTKFGLGFFSILFDILFITQHYCLYWDNAKYGSLVDHEYEEKEVLVNDSPHKSYNGIG, from the exons ATGTCGTTCAAACACTTTATTGTggcagttttgtattttaaaacag CACTGTGTGTGGAACTGCAGTTCTTAGAAAATGATATACAGATTGTTGTTGATCGCACGTCATCCATTAAACTCACATCCAA TTTACCAGTTGTGAACGAGACTACACTACGATTTACCTATCAGATTGGTAATGGTAAAGCTGAAGATACCCAGGGTTCAGATAATTATGTCGACCCATTGCTGGATCTCCATTTGGAAGCAAATAAGAAAGTAGACAAAAATGTTAACATCACTGGCAATAACCCTGGTCACCTTATTATAGGATTAGAGTCAAATTCGACAGAGTTAAAAGA CCTGGAAGATGTGTTTGTGAGGGTAGACCTGGTGAACAGTAAAATTCTGGTTACAATCAATGCTATTATAGGTTGGGTGTATTTTGCTGCATGGTCCATATCTTTCTATCCACAAGTGTATGAAAACTTCAGAAGAAAAAG TGTGATAGGACTGAACTTTGATTTCTTATTGTACAACATCACAGGATTTCTGGCCTATGGATTCTTCAATGTTGGAATGTTCTGGGTCTCTTCAGTGAAG tcagaGTACCATTCTAACCATCCGCGAGGGATCAATCCAGTACAACTGAATGATGTTATATTTACTCTACATGCAATATTTGTTACAATAATAACTATTATACAGTGTTTTATATATGAG CGGGGTGAGCAGAAAGTATCTAAAATTTGTTTGGTGCTTGTGATAGGAGCATGGTTGTTTGCTGGCATTTCATTGGTTGTTACtcttttccacaagatatcctgGTTGACATACCTATACTACTTCTCCTATATAAAACTTGGAGTTACACTGATCAAATATATGCCCCAG GCCTGGATGAATTTTAAACGTAAGAGTACCGAAGGTTGGAGTATTGGAAATGTGTTGTTAGATTTTACTGGTGGATCTTTAAGTCTTCTACAGATGTTTTTACTGTCATATAATAGtg atgacTGGGGTTCTATATTTGGTGACCCGACAAAATTTGGTCTTGGATTTTTCTCAATATTGTTTGACATATTGTTTATTACACAGCATTATTGTCTCTACTGGGACAATGCCAAATATGGGTCACTTGTGGATCACGAATATGAAGAGAAAGAAGTCCTTGTGAATGATTCTCCACACAAATCATATAATGGAATAGGTTAG
- the LOC123525215 gene encoding 39S ribosomal protein L55, mitochondrial-like isoform X2, with product MSKPFRQTTCSVCSQLPSIQNERYNSNRTSITRTKTAHYVRTYPTLLVLPDGSSITVRYEKPRRIIKLPVDLSTLTDQEKEARIMIFNPPKKTEVKEDIEDDFNVNEYTQMFRKKRK from the exons Atgtcaaa GCCATTCAGACAGACAACATGCAGTGTTTGCTCCCAGTTACCTAGTATTCAAAATGAACGCTACAATTCTAACAGAACTTCAATAACGAGGACAAAAACGGCCCATTATGTCAGAACATACCCAACTTTACTTGTTTTACCTGATGGATCAAGCATTACAGTCAGATATGAAAAACCTAGAAGAATAATCAAA TTACCAGTAGACCTTTCCACATTAACAGATCAAGAAAAAGAAGCCAGGATAATGATATTTAATCCACCAAAGAAAACTGAAGTTAAAGAAGACATTGAGGatgattttaatgttaatgaaTATACTCAAATGTTCAGAAAGAAGAGAAAATGA
- the LOC123525215 gene encoding 39S ribosomal protein L55, mitochondrial-like isoform X1, producing the protein MAALVRITRPFRQTTCSVCSQLPSIQNERYNSNRTSITRTKTAHYVRTYPTLLVLPDGSSITVRYEKPRRIIKLPVDLSTLTDQEKEARIMIFNPPKKTEVKEDIEDDFNVNEYTQMFRKKRK; encoded by the exons ATGGCTGCCTTGGTCCGAATCACAAG GCCATTCAGACAGACAACATGCAGTGTTTGCTCCCAGTTACCTAGTATTCAAAATGAACGCTACAATTCTAACAGAACTTCAATAACGAGGACAAAAACGGCCCATTATGTCAGAACATACCCAACTTTACTTGTTTTACCTGATGGATCAAGCATTACAGTCAGATATGAAAAACCTAGAAGAATAATCAAA TTACCAGTAGACCTTTCCACATTAACAGATCAAGAAAAAGAAGCCAGGATAATGATATTTAATCCACCAAAGAAAACTGAAGTTAAAGAAGACATTGAGGatgattttaatgttaatgaaTATACTCAAATGTTCAGAAAGAAGAGAAAATGA